The genomic stretch GAGAGGATGCAAAGAAGACTTGAGCCCTGAGCTTTAGAGAGGTTGAGGAggtggggctttattccttggcgtGCAGAAGGATTGAGAGGTGATCTCATAAAGAGgctgaaaaaaaattcatgagAGGATTAATTAGGAGAATGCACAGCCTTTTTACCAGAGTGGGTGAATCGGTAACTAGAAGATggggatttaaggtgagaagtagGGAGACATTCAAAAAGAGCCTTGGGGATAACATTTAACACAGGGTGGTGGGTGTTTTGaacaggctgctggaggaggtgtcTCAGGTAGGTACTCCTGTATTGCAACGtttcattaaaaaaacaaatgggataggtttggaagaatatgggccaaatgcaggcaggcaaGACATTTTCgtcagtgtgggcaagttgggcagattggcctgtttccatgctgcatggctCTGACATTAAATCCCAGGTTTTGTAACATTTTTTTGGTGGTCAGCAGCATATAATCTAACTGCTTTCATTTTGTTGGTATGAGCATGCAAGGGAAAATGCATACCGTTTCACTCCTGCCTGGAGGCACGTCTGATGCAAGATGAAGGAAAAATGCACACTCCCTTGTTTATTAAATGTTGTACAGATAATCATTGTTAAAATTGaaggcaaaaaaaatgaaaatgggtagaaaaaaatttttgtgAACATCCTTCTTAAACTCTCCTTTTACCCCAAATAGTTTTCTTAATTCTTTTAATAttacttttacatttttaaatattgaatCTTTATTAAACCTCTTAATACTCCAGGAATTGATACACATTTAAGAATCTGGTTTAAAGCCATTGAATTTTAATTCTGCATTTGAGttttattgaaatgttaaatTGTTGGCTGACCTGTTTACCCTCTGTCTTAATTCTAACTTTGATATTGCTTTCTCTTGCCTATGTACTTGCAAACTGTCTTgcaggaatttaattcagctttCTGCTGTTGTACTGGCCCAGTCGAGTTGAGGTAATTAGACCATTAGTGTAAATGGATAACCACtgtagttatttttttaaagaactgaGTGATTGGCACTAATTGACATTGCTCTAGGATGATTCCAATCAAATATAATTGTATGGTTGGCTTTTAAAGCTATTAACGGCATGCTTCCTGAAGGAAATCACAGAATTAATTATTTGAGTTGAGCCTTTGTTAAATACAGATTTTGGAATTTCAAACAGAATTTCAAAACTATACAAGTTGTATCCATCCAAAAATTGAAAATTTGAAAGTTATCAGAAAGGTGGAGAATGTTGGTTAAAGCAATTGTGGATGGTACTTACAATTGGAGTGGCCATGTTTTACTGCTGCAGTCTATCAACATGTATAAGTTTCTGACCTGATGTAAACCTTAACCCAGCTGTAGTCAACATCTATTTTGGAATTCATTGTTCGGAGTGGAAAACATTTGGTTATAAGCAACAAATGTTGTGATAGATTTTAAATTGGTGTTTCCCATTTAAACCATTCTAAGCTGATCTGAAGCTCTCTATGATCAGTATAATGTTCTTCCTTATTTCCTTAATTATAATACTAGTACTGGATTAAAAAAGTAACAAaactggtctttttttaaaattagatggACTTAAATCCTCTGAACAGCATTAAAGGAAGAAAAGTTGCATGCAAAtgagctgcttttttttttggcttgtggttatctttctttccatttcatgATTAGATATTGACACCTGGTTTGGAATATTTATGGAGTGTGGGGTGGGGCAGTGGTGGAGAAGGGTGTTTCCTGTTGACTTTGTTTTAAATTCCACAGTTCTATATTTTGTCAGACAATTCACAAGAAATTCCTGAAATGGTATTTATTAGCCAGGATGAATGCATCTCCATAGGGTTTCTAATTGTTGAAGGAAGTGATGAACTCTTGatgcatgttgagtcagtggtggtTTATCCCTTTGTCCATTCAGTTTATTCTGCACCACTGAAATGTGGGTGATAGAGTTGGGTATTTGACTAGGGTGGCCAAAACATCTCATTTCTGTCTCTTTTTCCAAAAGATTCTGGTATATGTATAAAAGACAGTGATCCTTGACTACATCAGGAATTGCTAATCCTATTTGTTACCTCCCTTTGGTTTGAGATTGTCATCCTCCATCAACACTGACTCCAAAGAGAATAGGAAATAAAAATGGCCCTTCTCAAGTTTCTCCTGCTTGATGCCCATCATATCCCATCGAGGATAAGGACGACTATTTCTGGCAATTGATGCATAAAGAATTTTAAAGAGAAATTACTGCGATTAAAGGTGAAAGCTTTGATCTCTTTCTGTGCAGAGTCAAGGTGCAATCACTGAGAAACTGAGGAGCTTAAGTATGCATGACTTAACAACAATACAAGGTGATGAGCCGGTTGGACACCATTCCTTAACTGGTGGTGCCAGTGCCAGAAAGAAGGTGAAACATTTGCCTCAGGAAGACTTCGGTAAGTGATTAAACCTTCCCAAAAGTCGTGCAGGTTTTGTGCAACTCTGTATTTATCTGAAAATTAAACTGGGAAGTTAGACTGATGAAGCCTGAGGGATTTTCTAGTTTATTTGGTGTGAGTGGCAGGGAAGAAATGAGGAATGGAGGAGTAACTAAGGTGAAGTAAAATTTTTGAACTTTCTACGGCAATACTCAGAAGAAAGATCTGGGTTTGATTTCTGGATCTGATTAAGATTTGTGACTAGTTTGGATGGCACGATCACAGCATTATTTGCTACTGAATTCTTTTCATCTTCTCAAAAGTACATGTCCCAAATATAAGAAGCAGAGCAAACAGTGAGGTGCcttggtcaggcagcattcataagTAGAAATGTTTAGTGAATGTTTTGTTTTGGTTGGGaacccttcttctttggcttggcttcgcggacgaagatttatggaggggtaatgtccacgtcagctgcaggctcgtttgtggctgacaagtccgatgcgggacaggcagacacggttgcaggggaaaattggttggttggggttgggtgttgggtttttcctcctttgtcttttgtcagtcctACTCCTGGTTCTGCTTTCTGATAATGACTAATGCAGAGTTCACTCAATAATGTCTTGATTAAGTGATGCTTCACTCACTGTCAGTCCTCTCCCCACTTTCTTCTGTTACtttcagtttgattttttttaagctgAATCTGTTGTGATCGCTTCATAGTTTGACACTGAGATGGTGTTGCCCCCTATTGAACAAAGGTGTAACTTTTACATGTTGGTGCATGGGTGCTCATAGAATTTAAACATTGAATGCATGGAAATTGGCTTCACCTACTTAGGTGTATGTCCTtactctcctttcccccccccccctccccaccccaacctgTTGTCAATAAACATTTCCTTAACATGACAAAGACATTAGTTTGAAAGTAATTGCAGGATGTAATCAATATGTCAACTAATGTCCCATTTTGTCTTTTAGCCAAGCAGtttgattatgatgatgtggatagtgaagatcGATCAGAGGTTGAGCAAAATGGTGCTCATTCTGATGATGAGGTAATCACACAAAAGCTGCTTCAACGATCGCAGAGCCTTAAATTAAAACGAAAAGGTCAACGTAAAGAGGTAATTTTTTTCCCTCAGCCGTTTGTAACTGTGAATCATTTTCTGCTCTCattgttttgatttttattttgttgaAAGTATTGTGTACAAATTTTGATCAAGTTTTGTCCATCTCGAAGTGTTTTGTTGCAGTAATTTTCGATCTTATttactgagtttaaaaaaaaaagggtgatATTTGCAGTGCAAATATATAGCTGTTTTCCAGATTGAGATTGTTTCCCACAGTAAAGGCTGTGATCAAAAGATCTCATTAAGTTTAAGGCACTGATGAGATTTTTAAATGGATCCAATTTTAAGATGAGTTGAAAAAGAATGGAAGGGGAAACCATCATCTCCAAAGAGTTATAAGAAACGAAGTGAGAGAAATGAATACTCTTCACAGTGGGATTATGTGCAAGGAAGATGATTTTTGAATCCAGATTGGAGTTCAGAATTCCAGCACTTCACCCAACAAAGTGCTGGGACCATGAGGATCATGCTGTTTCTGTGGAGAAAGATACTGTTGCTGTTTCCAGTCAAAGACTTTTCGTCAGAACTAGGCAAAGTTAGAATTCAAACAAGGGTAAAGTTTCTCTGCAACTttagtggggaggacaaagagcAAATGGTCTATGGTCTGGTGGAGTGGAGGAGCAGTTGGGTGCCACGTGCAGTGGTGCAGGCTCAGAGGGTGACCTAAGATTCTTCTGGAAGTTGGTGTTgaagagcgcgtcgaaagaaccaaagacttgttgatccaaaccaaggctttttattaactaaaagattggagcacatcacaagtaggtcgactagTGCAGAATGAcccggtctggctaggagcaaccctttaagacctgccagtaggtgtggctacactctcagccaatcaccgacatcctacactaccatctgtacatatgtacatatacatattggtgatagaatctgtactatcacaggtgtgATTTGGAGTTGATAAATTTTGGAATACGGAAAATGAGCAGGATTATTTTACCATAATTGATATTTGGACATTGCTGGCAAGAACAGTACTTTTTATGGGATGCCACAGTGAGCATaaccctattacagcaccagtgatctggatttgaatccaccactgtctgcaaGTTCATACCCATGATCATGTGTGCTTCCTCCCATCTTCTAGAGATGTatgggttagaaggttaattggtcatgtgggtgtatttgggcaatggAGACTTGTGCTGTATCttgaagtttaaaaataattCACATAATTAGCCTTGAGGGTGAGCCATGATCTTGAACCATTGCAACCTTCCATACTGCTGGTGGACTGGAATGTTTCACTGACAATAAAGGACAGGAGATAACTATACGGCCTAGTGAAGAACCTTCAAGGTTACGGTTCTTGTGCTTCCAACACACTTCCCCTTATTAGGGGGGGAGAAAAACTATggattgaaaaggagctgctggaTTTGTCTAATAGGGTAATGTCAGGATGTTTTATAAATGGTACACACTGCAACCTCTGGTGGTGGAAGTAATTAATGTTTTAGTGCTGTAGATGTGTATCAATGAAAAGGCCTGCTTTGTCTTGAGAATTGTTGAAGCTGtactcatccaggcaagtggagaaTTTTACATTAAGCTTAAAAAGTATGACTTGTTGATGGAACAAAGGCTTTGAGGTGTCGGGAGAAGTACATTCGTATCAGGACATCCAGAGTTTGATCTACTGTGAAGTGACATTATTTGTATGGTTAATATAGTTGAATTTCTTGATCATGACCTCAGGGATATTGTTGATGGAGGGGACTGtggtaatgccattgaatgtcaagAGACGATGCTGATCTTTGGAGGTCTTTACCCTTGGTACTTTTGTACTGTTTCTGTCTATGCCCTATGCAGACATGAGGCGCTTTTACACTGCCCTTGAAAGACTGTAATTAAGTACCTTCTTAGTATTTGAACATGATGAACACTATATGGGGGGGCAGGGGGCATTTTCATCCTGGTACTTACCCACCAAGGTAGGAGGTATCAGAGCCAATACATTTTGCCTAGGCTCCAGTGTAAAAGGCTTACCTAACTTCCTGGGACACTGATGCTATAATGCTGCAGATGCTACCTCCTTTTGACCTGGGGTGCTGGGTTGTGTAAAAGGTTGCACTGAACTGGCTTttcatggttcagtgtgaacactCCAATCCAACCCAACCTGGCTTTAAAGACTGGTTGTTTAACACCAATTTGGTGGGATCTGAGTAAAGGGGTAATGGATTGCTGAGGTGTGGCGAATGGAACTGCCATGTCTAGCCACATGATGCAAGGGGATTCATTGGATCAGCTGAGGATGGTTGGGTCTAGGACACTGCCCTGAACGTGCCCCCACAGTTATGACCTAAGGTTTGAATAATTGACATTTGACAACCGCATTAATTTTCTACTGTGAGATGTTCCCAACCACCCTAATATTTGTTTTCCTTTGACTTCTGTCTTAACAAGACACCTCCAAGCCACACTCTCAAGTGCTGTCTGCACATCATATGTGGCTACTCTCTGCTTGCCTCAGGAATTCAGTTCAGAAATGGTTCACATTTATACTAAAGATATGATGAATTCTGAGGCTGTCTGGTCCTGGTAAATCTAGAGGTGACCACTGGTGAGTGGGTTAATTCAGTACCACTTGACAATTGCGCCCTGCTTGAGGATTGACCCTAAACTGGATACTGAATTAGATTTGCTTTGGTTTTCGTAAGCAAGTGTCCCTGAGCATGTTTCCACATTAGTTATAGCACTGGCATCTACCTATTTTGGAATGTGTGACTTGGAGATACAGCTAGCTCTAGAATACAGGGCTTCCATATTACAGCTTGGATGCTCAAAATGTGAGATCATTAGCCATTCCAAATTTGTCTGATATTGTTCAATTCATAATTTGAATCTTGAAAGCTGTAAAGAGTTGGCAGAAGATTTGCTGTTCTgagtttactttgatttttagaTCTGTGTTGGAAGCTAGAAAGCACAGTCCAAGGAGGATGGAGATTTTAATTGACAAACAATTGGAAGCCCAGGGTCATTTTGCAGACTGAATCAAGATGCTCTGTAAAGTTTTGGTTTCTCCAATTTGGTGCACAGTATATATTGTGTGCATTGAATGGGAAAAAACACCCGTAAAATGCTGGTTCGCCTGGAAAGTGTGTTCAACTTTTCTGACTAACAATGAGGGAGGAAGTAGAAAAGCGGAGGTTGTGTTTCTTACAACTGCATCTGAAGGCGGATTGGAGTGGGCTGCAGTGTATGGAAGGAGGAACAATGTTTCCCAAGGTATCAGGTTGGTGGAAATTGCAGAATGGGTGTAAGGTGAGAGCAAGGGGACCCCTTTATTCTGGGCGATGTGAGTGAGAGCAAAGGTGAGGGTAAAGGAGCAAATGTGTTTGGAGGGACTGGCATCTGTCGTGGGGTTGAAGCTGCACGAGTTAAAAGGAAGACATGTTGGAAGCTCTGGAGTGCAATGTGAGGTTATCAGACTAAATGTGTCAGAGATTGAGTATTCAGAAATGGAATGGAGTTCTTTCCCGAAGCAAGCTGAGAATAGTGTAGCCATGATACCAAATGGGAGCTTAAGGAATTGTAGTtcaactgttccccagttttcatTTTGTATTTCATCATGTCTACTTCTGTCAGTTTGGATATGCCATTATTTTTCCAAAATTTGATGAAGTGATATTCGGGAATGATCTTGCCATTTCTGAGCATCTCAGTAAGATCAAGCACATAGATGGAAAAATTGATGCCACTTTAGATGGTGACCCAGGCGTTCAGCTTTTGCATGTAATTTTTGAGATGCAAGAAGGCTATAGTGTCTCTTGTGACTGGCTCTTAAAGCTGGCCAAATCCCACAAACCTTgtagatttttaatttttgttttgtcaTGAATTCATTACTCTTGTGGCCAATTTAATCATCCTTTCATGCAATTCATTTATGATGATTATAGCTTGTTAAGGTATTAAGTGACCTTGTTGCTCACTTTTTTTTGCTAATCCTTGGTTGTTATCTGGTTCCACCTCCTGCCAGTGGATACTTTTTGTCCAATTTACTCCAAAATTCTCATTGTTTTAGACACTTCTGTTTAATTCCTTCAACTCTGCTTCTCGGGGAATAATGGCAGTATCTCTCATTATGACCTTGGTGGCATTCCAATCCACCTCCTCTGCACCTGATCCAAAAATGGTTGACTAGTTTTAAATggaagaaattaatgatgaactttaaatgaattatAAACTCAGTGTGTGTAAATGACATTAGTTGTAAATTGAATGTTTGTGTGTTTTGCTTAAAATAATCAAATATTGATCTTGATTTCTAGGTTCGATATGGATCCCTGAAGTTGAGATCTAAGAAGAGGTCCCAATGTAGTTATATCACAGGATAAAATGCACTGAATGTTCATATTGATCCTGGCTTGAATACGTGCAGTCTGATTTGTAAATAGTTGTGTCAAGACATTGGCTTGACTCATTCTGCTTGGTGATAATGACGCTTTGAAAAAGTGTAATATTGACTGGTAATTTATTGGAAACCAAGTAAATCTTTCAACAAATATATTGTGACAATTCAGGAGAAAGGATGGCCAATAGATTTGAGAAGATTTGAAGAACTTGAATTCTGATTACTGAAGAAGCTCAtggaaatattgaa from Narcine bancroftii isolate sNarBan1 chromosome 10, sNarBan1.hap1, whole genome shotgun sequence encodes the following:
- the reep3b gene encoding receptor expression-enhancing protein 3 isoform X3, with the protein product MMYWIVFALYTVLETFADLTIAWFPLYYELKVAFVIWLLSPYTRGASVLYRKFLHPLLSAREREIDDYISQAKDRSYDTMVKFGKQSINIAATAAVSAAVKSQGAITEKLRSLSMHDLTTIQGDEPVGHHSLTGGASARKKVKHLPQEDFAKQFDYDDVDSEDRSEVEQNGAHSDDEVITQKLLQRSQSLKLKRKGQRKEVRYGSLKLRSKKRSQCSYITG
- the reep3b gene encoding receptor expression-enhancing protein 3 isoform X4, with translation MVSWIISRIVVLVFGTLYPAYYSYKAVKTKNVKEYEIDDYISQAKDRSYDTMVKFGKQSINIAATAAVSAAVKSQGAITEKLRSLSMHDLTTIQGDEPVGHHSLTGGASARKKVKHLPQEDFAKQFDYDDVDSEDRSEVEQNGAHSDDEVITQKLLQRSQSLKLKRKGQRKEVRYGSLKLRSKKRSQCSYITG